One Glycine soja cultivar W05 chromosome 7, ASM419377v2, whole genome shotgun sequence genomic window, acaaaatttaattaaaaaaataaatttattttaaaaataatataacataataattatgtaagtttagtaggtaaattttaaattataataatatattaaaaatataaaaaaaatgtggaacCAAACCCCCCTCAATCACCTCTATCCCTCAATGGAGCCGGCATATGCCTCTTTTATGTGTACTTGGCCGTTGCTACTTCATAAATTATTATGCACTGGGTTAACAGAGATTTCGGTTCCAGTCTTACAAATGTCAAAGAACatatataattgaaagaaaaagtctatggaaagttatattttttttatagaaattaatagtaaacaaaattgataaatatttttttattataattgaaagaaaaaacaaaaaatactttttattttggaGAAATAACTTTTTGTATGTACTTAGTCCATATTTACTTTATACCCACCTATtggtttaaattaatatttttctatatatataggatGGCAGTAgcttcatttaaattatttaaatctctCACTATTACGGGGccaattttaatgaatttttaaatcaatattGTTGTACGATAATAAGATCCTGTGCCTTTATATGGATCCACTGCGGAGAATAGATATCATCCAATCCAAGCTTtgtaaaatgaatataaaagaaTTCATTTTGTGATTTCTAAGGAAGCTAAAGTGGGAAGAGGATGAATGGTTCTTCTCGATTTATGGGAATGATAACGTTGGGTTGTTGTGCGTATGTTTCCTTCCTGCCAATGAATGATAACGTTCCTAAAGTGAAATTTTGGCATAGAAGGTGCTACTATATAGTACGTATTAAGGTGTTTGTTTCATGGATTAGTTTTATTCTTGAACTTGAATAAGAGTTTAAATGCCATATATttaattagtgtaaaaaaaaatattgtcaacaaattaaagttatattgctgagaagattttaaaatagattttataaaagttaacaaaattattaatgatCGATCCATgattaaatgacaaaaaatttaTACCGGTGAAAAGttcctatctttaacaaaattaataattttaacatcAAATTTTTAGGGTAAAACTTTGTTTCCATGTGTAAAAAGGTTTCAGATAGTTTAAGagtcaaagataaaaaaaaaatagtttataaacattctttttagtGTCGTCTGGGATATTTTTTAGGCCTAGATcacaaactaaaaaaatgacCTTTAAATAACGAAAAcgtatttcataaataattcatcaaaaaaaattttatgaatttataaatccaaccataaaaaaataatacacaatttttatatattaaaaaatttacaaaaataaagttaataatttttttttccagatattttaaaaattgtgggATCCCTCAAAATGTGAGTCTTGAGCCATCGACCACCTTGCACATATGTCTGAGATGGcaatgattcttttttcttaagATCTCAAGGCAAGTTCTAGGAATAAAATTGTAACAATTTAGCAAGTACCAAAGTAAATAATATATCTTAAATGCCCTGACCTAACCGtgtcaacaaataaattttgctAAAAATACTatcaatttttgtaataattatttaaactcatactaaaattatttaactaaattatataaccttgtaaaaacatttatattaatatataaaaaatacttaatatacACTTACCttctctttcatttcattttaacctatttttctttttcaatcttTAATTCTCATCacataatttgttttatatatatatatatatatatatatatatatatatatatatatatatatatattagtattgattatattaaatttgttataatgTATTAATATCGtacatttatttatcttttcaaaTGTTAAAcatattgattataaagagacaaacttaaacttttaaaatataaatttatatatcctATTTAGAGGTTgtattgcaaaatatgtttttaaataccAATAATCATTGTCTTCAGTTGAACTAGAGTGGATCTCCTTAAGTAAGGTCTTAGGTCTAAATCTAATGGATAAAAACAGGTGATTAAAAAGGAATACTAATATGGTTAGAAAGGAATATTCCATGCCAATTAGGTTTCCTAGAAGAGATCAGTCATTAATAAAGTTGATAAATACTTCGTATAAATAATTAACctgattaaaaatgtttttaaataaattatcatgaATGTGATATcaaacctttaaaaaaaatacttatatcatataaacatgTTAGACTTGAATCTTAAAAAGCCTAAtagtttaactttattttagtgttaaattatcataaaatagaGCCATAAATAGATTTATAGTCCACGAACCTAATTAATGCCTTATAATATATActtccttagagagaaaaagaagaagaaggaagtgAGTAACAACAAACGAGTGATAAAGAAAATTGGTTCTGGTCTGGTATTCCGTATTCGCCTCGCAAACATGTATAGCAAATGGTAGATGAAAGGCCCAGATCGGATAAAATTcggccttttttttttgctactaACGTGACATCTActgtttaatttgaaattttatgagaataaaaactaaaacaaagtgttaaaaaggaaaaaaaattaacactttgtgtttaattaaacaaataaatcgTGCGTGGTTACATGAACCTCTAAAGTGATTGATGtgtatatataatgaattttcaCATAACCAATCTTCTTTTAAGTTATGACATTTAGatatatctttatatttttagataCGTGTCACATGATACTAAAATGTAAAATGTATGTAAAGCAACTATACGgggaactaaaattatattattattattattattaaattaaaatctgcACAAtacaccaaaaaaatgaaaatctgcacaaacaacataattaattatgtggGTCTTCCTCATTAATAAAATGCTTAGTTATTAACTCAACATTCCTTGTATTTCGGCTTAAAATTTTAGCTATCAAATACTAAGAATAAAACAGTCGAAGTACAAATTTtcaatgactttattatttgatCTTTCATAAAACACCCTCTCAACTTTAAGGGAGGCACTACATTTTTCTCATTATAGACCTAGTAGCGCCTACTCTCCTTTATATGGGCCATCTAAGGTTTGAGATAacgatttttttcttttttgttttcttcccctTACAACTGTCACCATATGAATATAATTGAACGACCCATAGGGGATGATTGAATTGGACGTGGGATGATATGAGTTTGAAGTGCCATCGTTTTCCTGGTAAAAAAAGTTGAGTGCTGACCAACCCACCTCCACTCTCACCCTATAGCTTAAACTCTTGATAAAGGTACTGACTATGAGTTACTAGCTAGTTAGGGTTGTGCGTACATCACTACCCAAAAAGcacaaataaaagttttttGCCCTtaactctttctttcttccttttttaataataataaaaatatgaattagaTCTGGAAGACTCAAACAGTCTAGAAGAagtatttaaagatatttcttCAACAAGGTACTCATGtcataataaatttgaattcaagTCGTGTGTTTTGGTTTAGCTTCAATAGCGCACATATAGCTAAATTTCCATGTCTAATTTACGGAAAGATGTATAAGCAACAAACCAATTTTCACTTATTGCTATATTGACGCGGACGAGATACATCATACATCCAATGCTAAACCAATCAAAGATAAAATAGGAGTATTATCCTTACCCACTGAATCAATTTTTGTAGGCTTTAAGTTTTTGAGActgctttattttttctttatagaaaaattgtatatattttttctttccatcaACCATCACTCAACTTCAGAGGAAAAGTACATAATCCCCACTCAGTAGAAAGACGATGTTCTGAAAGTTCAACTCTCAGTCTCGTGGTCCCATCATTATCCCAGGGTCTGCCCCTCTTTACGCCAGAAAAATAACGAAGATGACTTTTTGCTCTTTCTACTTCATCAGATTAAAAGAATACTAAACAAATAACGTGACTAAGGAAAGACGACAAACGCAAATAATTGCGGGATACGCGGATGGTCAAAGACAAAAACACCcatagtataataataataaaattgaagtaaACAAATGACTaaacaaaacttaaaaaaaaaaaaaaaacggtcTTTTGCTTATATTCCAATTTCATATTTCCCCTACCAAATTGCTAAGCTGTCTTTGTTACTTGATGACACAAACATGacttttctaattaataaaaatttacaatgcagaTACGGAGGGAACCATTTCTAGATTTCATTGTGAGCCTTGCCCCTGTTTTTCCTCTGCTATGTCTCCCATTTCATGTACTTGTTCGTCTCTCTCTGCTCTTGAAAATTGCGTGTATTTTGGACTTTTGATAGGGGGATTAGAATTGTGGGGATTTGGACCAATtgggtcaatttttttttctgaaattccaaaatttttggAAACTCTCAAGCAAGCAAGGATCTCTCCTCTCTTTTAAGGATACTACTAGTTTTTGTTGTTCTCCCCCTCAGAAAAAATCCAAATCCCCTGTTGTTAATAACAGCATAATCAATCCACTGTGgtcaccaccaggcatgcatgCTAACTCCCAAAGTATAAAAAAGGTTCAAAGGGtcattcattcatttcattCTGTCCTGGTATGTTGGCTACTACTGCATAGATATTTTACAAACCAAGTAATATGTAGTAGAGTAGAGTAATTGGTAGTGCTATCAACATCCCAAATATAACCCTGCAATTAAATTTTCAGATTTCAGAAAAAAGGGTCAATTTCTAATTTTGTTActtaagagaaagaaagagaaacaatGTAAAATATGAAAGTTTAGTTACTCACGCTGTACTAAGAATGGCTGGATGGACGTTGTACTCCTTGGCAAACACAAATGGAACAATCCCTTGTGGTAGTGCAGCCTATATATGTTCAACAATGATTGCATATCCATAAGCTAACAATCCAAATATGTTTCTTTAAATCATGTTTAACAGGTATATTCACATAAAAACACCATTAAAATTTCATAGAACAATATGTTAGTAATACACCCTTTTGAACATATTCAATATtagtaattaaaacttattaaaattttatggaTCATACTActtatataattagttttatttttgaatacCACTCCTCTATGTTAGAATGTATAGAACCATGGTGTTCCTAAGTATTCAGAATCTCTAACTTTTACTGCAGCATTCCAAGATATTAAAGTAGTTTACACAAGCAAGTAAAGATAACAGTGTCATTACTCAAACATGATTAGAAATTTGGTAGTCAACAAGGTTGGTTACCTGAACAATAGCTATACGCAAGAGGGTGCCACGTAGGCCAACAGCGATGGAAGCTGCTGCCATGACGGCGGGACCTGTGAGGAACCGAACAGCCATGGCAAATGTTGCAACAGAGTTCCCACATGCAATTATCTTAGGTTGAAGAGCCATGAACAGACCTACAAGCACCAAACCCACAACACAAAAGGGTAAATCCTCAATCATATAACTTGTTTTATTGGGAAGAAATCTAAGACaggtaacaaaaaaattacaacaattcACATGATCTAATTAATGAACTGAACTAAACCTTCTTAATAACTCCTCAATCATATTTTAGCCAAAaggtgaataaaaaatataaggcaTCTAAAATTTACAGTCTGGGAACAATGGGAAAATGCTTTTAAGTTTAGcgtatgaaaatatatttgtagTACTGCTTGATTCGTCTAAATCAACTACCTTTTCCTAATATGGGGTCCAAAAATTGTACCGGTGGTCCCCACCACCGCCCTGGACCGCACAGCGACGTTGTTCAAGACCAGACCCCACATGTCGGGGACATTGCACTATCACTATGCAATCCCCATATTATCGTCTTGTGAACAACATCATCTGCTTCTTGTGTTATTATGTGGTAACAAACTACAACATACAATGGACGGTCATCACTTGCTTATTACTTGCTTTCCCCCAAACCCTTACTTTTCATAGATTCATCATACTATCACATTCAATCAAGTGCCGTCGTACCCCCGTTCACCTCATTGCGATTCTATTTTTCAACCAAACTATAACACAGATATAAGAAGATTCACTCACACTTTTAACTAACCGAATTAGAcccttgatatatttttaatattaaaattacaagaaaaatatttgaacaAACTTATTTAAGTACTATCACATGAAGATTATTAGTTTCTCGATCTCTTCAATGTACGTTTTTACACCAAAAAGGGGGTTATCATGAATAAGGCTGTTTTAGTCAATGAGGAAAGGAATTGCAAATAAAGGGAGAATGAAATTATTAGGAGAGCATGAGTTTGGAGAAATTATTACGCGACCACTTACCCAAGCTGAACATAGCCATTCCAAGACCAGCATCAGACAGTATGGAGATTGATTTCTCAATTATTTTGGGCATGTGCACATGCCACCTgcaatgaattaatttaataatgataTATCAGACCAACGTCAACACAAAATTATAACCACCCTACACAGTAATAAACAAAACCCTAAAAGTCAAAACcatgccaaaaaaaaattggcCACAATCATCGTCCTCTCAGATTGACTTTAATTTTTACTGACCTAAACGCCACGAGGGACCAAATGACACCAATGAGACTGGAGTAAGTGTTGGGGTTGCGAATAAGCTTCCTCCACACCATAATCAGTATGAGACGGGTCATCACACTCGCCGGAGGCATGTGTTTTCCAGCACCGGCGACAGCGGCTTTCGGGTGTAGCTCCGCCGTTGAACTAGATCCTAACTTGTTAAGCCCAGCTGGTCCAGCTTTCCCTCCCTCTTCCTCTGCTTGTTCTCCTTCTTTCGCAGGAAACTTCAACTCTTCCCCACCAAATTCTCCTTCTGCAGCAGCTTTATTTCCAACCAACAAtcaccaaaatcaaaatcatttcctcaaaataaaaagaaggaacAAATTTAAGCACAGTTCTGTAAGTACTTCTAGTGTTGTTATCCAATCAAAAACTCCAGTTCTAATGGTTTTTTGTGCTGTTCTGACAAGAAAACAGTATTAAAAGTACTTAAAGGAACTCCATCTAAGTTTTGTAAAATGAAGAATCTAGTACGAGTACCTTTGTTGGTTTCTCCATTTTGAGGGTGGTCATCAGCAACCAACATCCTAATCTCCTTGGCACCTTGATCGGAGCGACCTGACTGATCCGATGCTCCAAAATCAGCCCCACTAAACACGTGGAGGCCGCCGGCTTCAGAAACTGGCGACGCACTGGAGCTCCATACAAACATATGGAGCTCCTTAGCATCGTGGCTGGTTTTATTCCCACTGTTGGCAGGTTGAGCTACTTGAGGAGGAGGAGCAGGAGGAGCAACTTGAGCTTGAACCTGTGGCTGCGTCTGAGTCTGAAGCTGAGGCTGCGTCTGAGAATTCTTGCTCACACTCTTCGTTAACCCGGAGGAGAATTCCGGGTTCGGAGCCGGGTACGCCGCGGGCAACGTCTGCACTGCGGGATAGAACCCGAACCTCGGGGAGCTGATGGTCTGCTGCTGCATTGCACCAGCAGACCCACAATTCTCCTCGAAGTTGGAGGGACGCGGCGTGACCCCGCGTGACGTGGACTGCACGGAGTACATATCCGCTGCACCAAAATTAGAATGCCTCGGCGCGTACCCCATCATGGAGTAGAAATCCGCGTGGTTGAAGTTGGAGCCACGTGGCGTGGGGTTACGCGACGAGCTGAGGCTGTAAATCTCCGCGCCGGTGAGGTTAGAGGGCCGCGGAGTCATCATAAAGGACCTTCTGGAAGCGTTCGACTTCCTAACCGTTACGTGAAGCTTCCCATCATCGCCGACTTCGGCGTCTGTTTCCAGAAAATCCCTACCGTCGAGCGAAACGACGTCGGAATCGATCTTGAAGGAGACTATGGAAGCAGCGGTTTCAGGAAACTGCTCCATTATAAGAAGCTTCGCGCCCCGGTACTCGAAGAGAAAAAGGAGGAGCGTGTACCAGATGATGCACTGCAGCACCACCACCTGCACCATGAGTTTGCCGGAGTATTCGCCGTACATGGCGATGAGCAGCGGGATCCCCATCACGAGCGTGTTCGGCAATGTGGAGAGGGAGAAAATCGTAATCATCCACTCCAGGCTCCCGTTGGCGGAGAAGTTCGTCCAGATGGCGAGGGCGAAGAGCATGATGATTTTCTGGAGCGTGTCCGCCGCGATGAACCGGAAGTTCATCTCGTACGGGTTGTTCATGGAGATGAAGTGGAACGAGAGGAGCGGAACGGCGAAGATCGCGACGAAGCGGTTTATGCCGGAGCATTGGTCCGGTGAGAATATCTTCCACCACCGCACCGAGCCGTACGCCAGGATCATCGCCACGTACAGCGGAATCACCGCCGACATCACCGTGTAGAAATCTCCCCAGGTTATCATTTTgcctttttcttaatttctaaataaaatctACTCGATTCGAATAGGATTCGCTTGCCAAGAGGATGTGTTTAGACCAACAGAAttctaaataaaatggaaaagCTTTTTTGACTAGCTAGTTGGATGGCATAAGAGAGAAAATGAGGAGCAGGAAGAAGGGTAAATTgggaagaaaatgagaaaaatggaaAGGAGAAAACCGTTACTTAACTAACTGGTCTGAGAGGGGGATATATGTCTCTCTGCAATGGCTTATGCCTGCTATACACTGCAGTGTTTCTGAATTTGCTGATGAAGTGTTAagaaatagagagagagagggaattTTGGAAGGCAAGGGTTTAGTTTAGTTTAGCTTAGGCTGTACATATATAGACCTTGCCTTGGGGAATAGAGAATAGGGTCATATATAGAAGAAGAGATATATATATCTACTCATGGTGagaaaaagaacaataattATACGATCATTTTATGATAATAGGTAgatgaggttttttttttttctttttatttgagtGTTATTGAAAAA contains:
- the LOC114419741 gene encoding auxin efflux carrier component 7-like isoform X1; the protein is MITWGDFYTVMSAVIPLYVAMILAYGSVRWWKIFSPDQCSGINRFVAIFAVPLLSFHFISMNNPYEMNFRFIAADTLQKIIMLFALAIWTNFSANGSLEWMITIFSLSTLPNTLVMGIPLLIAMYGEYSGKLMVQVVVLQCIIWYTLLLFLFEYRGAKLLIMEQFPETAASIVSFKIDSDVVSLDGRDFLETDAEVGDDGKLHVTVRKSNASRRSFMMTPRPSNLTGAEIYSLSSSRNPTPRGSNFNHADFYSMMGYAPRHSNFGAADMYSVQSTSRGVTPRPSNFEENCGSAGAMQQQTISSPRFGFYPAVQTLPAAYPAPNPEFSSGLTKSVSKNSQTQPQLQTQTQPQVQAQVAPPAPPPQVAQPANSGNKTSHDAKELHMFVWSSSASPVSEAGGLHVFSGADFGASDQSGRSDQGAKEIRMLVADDHPQNGETNKAAAEGEFGGEELKFPAKEGEQAEEEGGKAGPAGLNKLGSSSTAELHPKAAVAGAGKHMPPASVMTRLILIMVWRKLIRNPNTYSSLIGVIWSLVAFRWHVHMPKIIEKSISILSDAGLGMAMFSLGLFMALQPKIIACGNSVATFAMAVRFLTGPAVMAAASIAVGLRGTLLRIAIVQAALPQGIVPFVFAKEYNVHPAILSTAVIFGMLIALPITLLYYILLGL
- the LOC114419741 gene encoding auxin efflux carrier component 7-like isoform X3 — translated: MITWGDFYTVMSAVIPLYVAMILAYGSVRWWKIFSPDQCSGINRFVAIFAVPLLSFHFISMNNPYEMNFRFIAADTLQKIIMLFALAIWTNFSANGSLEWMITIFSLSTLPNTLVMGIPLLIAMYGEYSGKLMVQVVVLQCIIWYTLLLFLFEYRGAKLLIMEQFPETAASIVSFKIDSDVVSLDGRDFLETDAEVGDDGKLHVTVRKSNASRRSFMMTPRPSNLTGAEIYSLSSSRNPTPRGSNFNHADFYSMMGYAPRHSNFGAADMYSVQSTSRGVTPRPSNFEENCGSAGAMQQQTISSPRFGFYPAVQTLPAAYPAPNPEFSSGLTKSVSKNSQTQPQLQTQTQPQLNLPTVGIKPATMLRSSICLYGAPVRRQFLKPAASTCLVGLILEHRISQVAPIKVPRRLGCWLLMTTLKMEKPTKEMILILVIVELKFPAKEGEQAEEEGGKAGPAGLNKLGSSSTAELHPKAAVAGAGKHMPPASVMTRLILIMVWRKLIRNPNTYSSLIGVIWSLVAFRWHVHMPKIIEKSISILSDAGLGMAMFSLGLFMALQPKIIACGNSVATFAMAVRFLTGPAVMAAASIAVGLRGTLLRIAIVQAALPQGIVPFVFAKEYNVHPAILSTAVIFGMLIALPITLLYYILLGL
- the LOC114419741 gene encoding auxin efflux carrier component 3-like isoform X2; this translates as MITWGDFYTVMSAVIPLYVAMILAYGSVRWWKIFSPDQCSGINRFVAIFAVPLLSFHFISMNNPYEMNFRFIAADTLQKIIMLFALAIWTNFSANGSLEWMITIFSLSTLPNTLVMGIPLLIAMYGEYSGKLMVQVVVLQCIIWYTLLLFLFEYRGAKLLIMEQFPETAASIVSFKIDSDVVSLDGRDFLETDAEVGDDGKLHVTVRKSNASRRSFMMTPRPSNLTGAEIYSLSSSRNPTPRGSNFNHADFYSMMGYAPRHSNFGAADMYSVQSTSRGVTPRPSNFEENCGSAGAMQQQTISSPRFGFYPAVQTLPAAYPAPNPEFSSGLTKSVSKNSQTQPQLQTQTQPQVQAQVAPPAPPPQVAQPANSGNKTSHDAKELHMFVWSSSASPVSEAGGLHVFSGADFGASDQSGRSDQGAKEIRMLVADDHPQNGETNKEGEFGGEELKFPAKEGEQAEEEGGKAGPAGLNKLGSSSTAELHPKAAVAGAGKHMPPASVMTRLILIMVWRKLIRNPNTYSSLIGVIWSLVAFRWHVHMPKIIEKSISILSDAGLGMAMFSLGLFMALQPKIIACGNSVATFAMAVRFLTGPAVMAAASIAVGLRGTLLRIAIVQAALPQGIVPFVFAKEYNVHPAILSTAVIFGMLIALPITLLYYILLGL